In Scophthalmus maximus strain ysfricsl-2021 chromosome 16, ASM2237912v1, whole genome shotgun sequence, the following proteins share a genomic window:
- the arhgap27 gene encoding rho GTPase-activating protein 15 isoform X3 — MVDMYSRVWSSHRPKQGLTLPAVPQAGNESLRSAVYVNVAQLRQSISESPPSAPSSCSPSYLDPEAWEVHTDQESGQEYYYHPASGHTTWDHPFLDSPTDPGRLPAEEPCSPSPPQSPVLPPSASSPPAWTSDWEQLVDESSGRPYFHNQMSGETSWELPEQLSPYPALMEPMSVHRFHEDGPPPLPEEDYPSEDYPAAGLPEAYDELFATGPPTLQKEYTLSHLARTVIPRANLDRSTPTGWNLAVDPNGTWVFTSEHCPDQWIKSVDERGQTYYYLRDGSRSQWNLPEAPVAPGQSRVENGVEADNVSVIKNWRHTMGPAQLSSAQDDGRSVPTHRRNTSDYSSDSSSTGNSPETQHNVQNLEKAGILNKTKVCENGKKVRKNWAQTWTVLHGGVLTFHKDPKSAATGASNKTNQIVPEVTVDLRGAAIGWASKDKSSKKNVLELKGKNGVEFLIQYDTESIISDWYKVLMDTIRQLEYQDHHSEEEDGHLYEKIPNMEQDERATLDKRRSSRPSVTHSSSSAGDSDQRRVRTKLMKFLLKRPTLQSVKEKGYIRDSVFGCHLATLCAQERTTVPGFVERCVKAVERRGLDIDGLYRVSGNLAVIQKLRFKADHEELDLEDGQWEDVHVITGALKLFFRELPEPLFPYSHFENFIAAIRIPDHNAKVSCMRDLVKSLPLPNHDTMEILFGHLCRVIQFWEDNRMTVQNVAIVFGPTLLRPEMEGSNIAMHMVFQNQIVEFILNEYERIFHSS, encoded by the exons ATGGTGGACATGTACTCCAGGGTTTGGTCAAGTCACCGGCCCAAGCAGGGGCTGACCCTGCCGGCGGTCCCTCAG GCGGGGAATGAAAGTCTCCGGTCAGCCGTCTACGTCAACGTAGCGCAGCTTCGCCAAAGCATCTCCGAGTCGCCCCCCTCGGCGCCCTcgtcctgctctccctcctaCCTCGACCCGGAGGCGTGGGAGGTGCACACTGACCAGGAGAGCGGACAGGAGTACTACTACCACCCCGCCTCGGGGCACACCACCTGGGACCATCCCTTTCTAGACTCCCCCACGGACCCCGGGCGTCTCCCCGCAGAGGAGCCCTGCTCGCCCTCGCCGCCTCAGTCGcccgtcctccctccgtccgccTCCTCCCCGCCCGCGTGGACCTCGGACTGGGAGCAGCTGGTGGATGAGTCCAGCGGTCGCCCCTACTTCCACAACCAAATGTCTGGGGAGACGTCCTGGGAGCTTCCGGAGCAGCTGAGCCCGTATCCCGCTCTGATGGAGCCGATGAGCGTGCACAGGTTCCACGAGGACGGGCCG CCTCCACTGCCTGAGGAGGACTACCCCTCGGAGGATTACCCGGCTGCTGGTCTGCCAGAGGCCTACGATGAGCTCTTTGCCACGGGACCTCCCACCCTCCAGAAGGAGTACACCCTCAGCCACTTGGCCCGGACCGTCATCCCCAGGGCCAACCTGGACCGCAGTACCCCGACCGGTTGGAACCTCGCCGTGGACCCCAACGGGACCTGGGTGTTCACCAGTGAACACTGTCCAGATCAG TGGATCAAGTCTGTGGATGAGCGAGGGCAGACCTACTACTACCTGAGAGACGGCTCAAGGTCTCAGTGGAACCTGCCCGAG GCCCCTGTTGCTCCTGGCCAGTCCAGGGTGGAGAACGGTGTCGAGGCGGACAACGTGTCAGTCATTAAAAACTGGAGACACACCATGGGACCTGCTCAGCTCAGCTCCGCCCAGGACGATGGg CGGTCGGTCCCGACTCACAGGAGGAACACGTCGGACTACAGCAGCGACAGCTCCAGCACGGGGAACTCTCCGGAGACGCAGCACAAC GTGCAGAACTTGGAGAAAGCGGGGattctcaacaaaacaaaagtgtgcGAAAACGGCAAGAAAGTAAG GAAAAACTGGGCCCAGACATGGACGGTTCTCCACGGAGGAGTGCTGACGTTCCACAAAGACCCAAAGTCTGCGGCGACAGGAGCCTCG AACAAGACCAATCAGATTGTTCCGGAGGTCACGGTGGACCTGCGAGGGGCCGCCATCGGCTGGGCCTCGAAGGACAAATCCAGCAAAAAGAACGTTTTAGAG TTAAAAGGTAAGAACGGTGTGGAGTTTCTGATACAGTACGATACAGAAAGCATCATCAGCGACTGGTACAAAGTCTTAATGGACACCATACGACAACTG GAGTACCAGGACCATcactcagaggaggaggacgggcaTTTGTACGAGAAGATTCCCAACATGGAGCAAGACGAAAGAGCGACCTTAGACAAACGGAGAT cctccAGGCCGAGTGTCACACACTCATCCAGCTCTGCAGGAGACTCCGATCAGAGGAGGGTTCGAACCAAGCTGATGAAGTTCCTCTTGAAACGGCCAACGCTGCAGTCCGTCAAGGAGAAGGGCTACATCCGAG ACAGCGTGTTCGGTTGCCACCTGGCCACACTGTGTGCACAGGAGAGGACCACAGTCCCTGGGTTTGTGGAGAGATGCGTCAAAGCAGTAGAAAGGAGAG GTTTAGACATTGATGGACTCTATAGAGTGAGCGGGAACCTCGCTGTCATCCAGAAACTACGCTTCAAGGCAGATCATG AGGAACTGGACCTCGAGGACGGCCAGTGGGAGGACGTGCACGTCATCACCGGAGCGCTGAAGTTGTTTTTCCGAGAGCTTCCCGAGCCGCTGTTCCCGTACAGCCACTTTGAAAACTTCATCGCCGCCATCA GAATTCCTGATCACAATGCAAAAGTGTCTTGCATGCGTGACCTGGTCAAATCACTTCCCCTTCCAAATCATGATACCATGGAAATACTTTTTGGACATTTATGCAG GGTCATTCAGTTCTGGGAGGACAATCGCATGACCGTGCAGAACGTTGCCATTGTGTTCGGTCCGACGCTGCTCCGGCCGGAAATGGAGGGGTCCAACATCGCGATGCACATGGTGTTCCAGAACCAGATAGTAGAGTTCATTCTGAACGAATATGAGCGCATCTTCCACTCCAGCTAA